A window of Chryseobacterium sp. IHB B 17019 genomic DNA:
AATATATTAAGTTCTGAGGTCTTTAATAAATGTTTGGATCCCGTAACTGTTTCGGCTCCTCCAAGAGATTTTAGAATGATAGTATCCATTTTTTTTATTTTTTAAACCCTGTTTCGCATTGGCCTATTTCGGCTCTGACACTTGAATAATCCTAAATGCACAACAGGGTTTTATGAATTAAAACTAAAAATTTTAGCGTATTTTGATCTCTTTTACTTCTTTTTTATCCAGATTAGTTTTACTAATAGTAATATTTAATAATCCACCTTTATAATTGGCTTTTATATGGCCTAAACTAATACTAGCAGGTAAACGGAAGCTGCGGGTAAATGAGGAAGCTGAAAATTCTTTTCTTACATAATTTTCTTTTTCTTCTTTTTTCTCGGCACCGGTTTCGGCACTGATGATCAGTGATCCGTCTTCAACGGATACTTTGAAATCTTTTTTCTTAAATCCCGGAGCTGAAACTTTTATCTTATAGACACCATTTTTATCAATAATGTTAACTGTTGGCTCAGTTTTCATCGGCTGATTAGCCGGATCATCATTCTTCCAAAAATCCTCCAGAAGAGATTCTAATGAGTAAGATTCATTTGATGGATTGTTTTTTTCTAGAGCTTTCATAATGAAATTATTTTAAGGTTTATACTCCAAAGGTATAATTGAAATAATTTTTAAATCATGATTATCGTGACGTTTTGAAATGATGTTAATCACTTTTTTCCCAGGCATCGAGAATTTCAATTATTGAGGAAACGGCTAATTTTGAGTCTGGAACGGTAATGTATTTCAATCCGGAATCCTGAATTATTGATAAACCCACGGGAACTTGTTCCTGGAATCTGAATATAAAATATTTAATCCCAAAGGATATAAGTTTCAAAATAAGACTATTTGAAACCGGGTTTTCCTGGTCAATGATTATGACAGCATTTTTCGCTTCTGCAAAATGGACTGTGGCTTCACTTAAAGGATCTACTATAATCGTAATTTTATGTTTTTTACGATTAGCCAAAGCAAGAAGCTTTTTATCTTCCTGGCTGATATTATAAACTACGACTTTCATATCATCTGTTCTATCTTCAAATGTATTGAACTGCATAGAACTGATAAATGCATGAAATCATTATAAAAAGTGATAGAGATTAGTTTTTAAGCTTTTGAAGTCTTAAAGCATCAAGTATGGTAATCTTCCCGGCACTCCTGTCTATTAAATTTTCTTCTTTAAAATCACTGAGAATTCTGCTTACCGTTTCAATAGCCATTCCGGCCATAGAAGCAAGGTTTTCTCTTGAAACTTCAAAATTTTCGGCGTGAGGATGCTTTGCATGAAGTTTAAGCAGTACTTCTGCCATTCTTTTTCTTACAGAAAAATAAGCAAGCTGCAATAACTGTTCTTCGTGGGTAATAACATTTTGTGCAAGAATTTTGATGAATTTTTCTGCCACATCAGGATATTTATACAGTAATTGATCAATAACTTCTCTGGGAACTGAGCATAAGGTGGCATCTTCCAATACTTCAGCCGTCTCTTTATATTCTTTTCCGGCAAATAAGGAAGTGATTCCAAAATATTCTTCCGGGCCGTAGACTGCTGTCATAAGCTCTTTCCCGTCTTCGGTCATTTTTGTTGTTTTTACTGAACCGGATATAATTAAGTAGACAGCATTTGCAGTATCTCCCTCGTAATATATAATTTGCTTCTTTTTAAAGGATTTCACTTTTCGTTCATCAAAAGATTTCTTTAATTCATCAAGTCCGTGTGAACCATGAAATAAATTGGTCATTTGAGTAAGAATATTGCTGTAAAGGCTTTTCTGACGTTCTTTCTTTTTTAATCGGCTTTCAATAGCACTGAGAAGTTCTATATCATCAAAAGGTTTAGTAAGATAGTCATCCGCACCCATTTCTATTCCTTTTCGGATTTCTACACGGTCTGTTTTTGCGGTTATAAAAATAAAAGGTATGAGCGCAGTATCTTCTCTTTTGCCTAAAAGATGCAAAACCCCATATCCGTCAAGTTCCGGCATCATAATATCGCATAATATCACATCCGGGATATGTTTAATAGCCAGCTCTACTCCCTGTTTACCATTAGAAGCCTGAAATACTTCATAACTGGCAAGCTGAAGGATTTCCGAAGTGCTTTCGCGGATATCGTCATTATCTTCGATTATCAATATGCGTGTTTTTTCCATTGGAACTAAATTGGAGTACTATTATCTGAATTTTTCTGGAATGCTAAGGTAAACTCGGTTCTTTCGCCTGATTTACTTTCAAAATGGATCCTGCCATTCATAAGATTTACATACCGCTGCACAATATTAAGACCTAATCCTGTTCCGGGAATATTTCCTGTATTATGGGCTCTGAAAAAAGCCTGAAAAAGGCCGGATTGATCTTCCTCAGGTATTCCTATTCCATTATCTTTTACGGAAAATACATACCTGTCTTCATTTATTTCTGTAGAGAATTCAATCAACGTATGTTCTCCCGAATATTTTATGGCATTGCTCATTAAGTTCATTAAACAATTTCTTAATAAGTTTTGATCGAGATTTATTTCACTTTCTGATCCTGTGTGCTGATAGATAATAATTTGATCTTCTTTGGTTATAAGCTGCATTTCATCAGTAAGTTCTTCTGAAAACTTAACAATATCAAATGAGTCAAAATGAGGTTTTACAATCCCAGTATCCAATTTTTCTAAGGAAAGAAAATCATTGAGAATGGAATTCAGACTGGCAATTGCATTTTTTATCTTATGAAGATGTTTTAATATTTGGATATTGTCTGAAGTTTGAAGATATTTTTCAATAAGTACGGCAGAAAGCTGCATAGAACTTAAAGGAGTTCGGAATTCGTGTGATGCCATGGACACAAAACGACTTTTCATTTTGTTAAGATATTTTTCTTTTTCCAGTGATATGTTGGCCTCTTCCTTTGCCAGTTCCAGTTCATGAAGCATCTTCTTCAGGGATTTGGTCCTGTTTTCTACTAATTCTTCAAGTTCACCGGCATACCTTTTAAGAGATTCTTCCGCCTCTTTTTCTTTGGAAAGATCATGGATAAAGCCTGTATAAATTATTCTGTCCTGATATTGCACTTCGCTTACGGCAAGCCTGAAAGGAAATTGTGACCCGTCTTTTCTTAATCCTTTAACTTCCCTGCCCTTTCCGATGATCTTTTTTTCACCCGTACTTTGATAATGATGCAGATAACCATCGTGTCGGCTTTTATCCGGCTCAGGCATTAATATTGAAATATTTTTCCCTATTAATTCTTCTTCTTCTTCATATCCGAAAATTTTTAATGCAGAGGGATTCAGACTTTCTATTCTCCCCCTGTTATCAATAGTTATAATACCGTCAATAGCCGTTTCAATAATGGCCTGCAATAGTTTGGCACTTTCCATAGCGTATGTGTTACCATAAAGGTATGAATTTTAGGACAACCATCACATCTGATATGAAAAATGTTATATTTAAATAATAGTAACTTTAATATGAATTAATACATTTTGGGTGTTAAATTTTAAATAATTAAAAATAAATATGCCCACCTTCAGGAATGATTAATAATGGAATTTCCAATTCATTTGCCTGTCTTACGGCATGGCTGCCCTGGATAAACCCATCAAAAAAACCTCTGTAATGATGTCCCATGATCAGCATGTCAATATCTTTATTTTTTAGTATTTCTAAACCATAATCTATATTTTCGCTGTAAATACAGTTATAGCAAATTTTGCCATCAAGATTTTTTAAAAACAATTCTTTTTTGTGCTCATACGCTGTGTCTTCTATCACATCATTATTACTCTGAATGATATGGGTAATCAGAAGTTCAGCGTCAAAGTAATCTGCAAACTTTATTAAAGATTGGGCGGTCTTTATATCCTTCTTATTAAGATCTGTTGCAAAAGCGATCTTTTTTAATCCTTTATATTGATGATTTTGAGGAATTAACAGAAGCGGATGCTGTGTATTTTTAATCATCTTAATGCTGTTGCTTCCAAAAATAAAACGGGTAAGCATTCCGGCTCCCTGCATTCCCATTACAATTAATAAGGTTTTATTATCAGCGGCTGTACTATTGACCAGCTGGACAACATCACTCCCTTCACAGATCTGCTGGATGGTAGGATGAAAAGGGAAAGCCTCATCTCCCCATAAGGTTTTTGCTTTATTTTCCAGGCTTTTTGCCAGCTTTTTCAGCTCTTTGCTATTTTCGTCCTGCAACGCAGGATATTCATATAAGGCCCACGCAGTCTGTCCAAGCATAGGACTATCAACCGGCAGTGCAAAGGCATGGCACAAATCAATATTACACTTTAGAGCATTAGCCAGATAAAGTGCATAAAATGCAGCATTTCTCGCTGGTTTTGAATAGTCTGTAGGTACTACAATAGTTCTCATAATTTTAATATTTATTTTGGTTAAATTTATTTTCGAGCGAATCATCAAAATGGTAAATATCTTTATAGAATATCGGTTTTCCGTCTTTTATTAGGCGGGTCAGATAAGTAATGATGATAGGAACCGGCTGTTTCAAAACAAAATCTTTTCTTTTGTACTCAGCCATTGCATTTTCTAAATTGGGGATCAGATTTTTAGATCCATCATTTTTCAAGATCAGAGATGCGAGTTCTTTTGCATTTTCAACACGAATGCAACCGTGGCTCAAAGCCCTCTCGCTTTTATTAAACAATTGTTTCTGAGAAGTATCATGAAGATATACTCCATAAGAGTTCTCAAATCTAAAAACCACCGCTCCTAATGCATTATCACATCCCGAAGATTGTCTTATGCTATATTTGTAGGGATTTTGACGGATTTCTTTTAATTTAGATGAAGTTATTTCCACCTCATTACCATGTTTATCATAAACTGAATAGTGGTGATCTGCCAGATAACTGCTGTTTTTCAGGATTTTCGGCAGCATTTCTTTCACGAATATGCCTTGAGGAACCTTCCAGTCGGGGGCTGTTGTAAAATAATTAATATTGCTTTCCAAAACCGGAGTTTTGGTTGACGGTTTTCCTATAATAACTTTAAAATCAGATACACTGTCTTTTTGGTGAAATTCTAACGTATAAGAAGGAATATTTACTAAAATATACGGGATATTTTGGTTATTAATCCATCTGAGACGCTCCATATTAATGATGATTTTTTGTGTTTCCGATTGGGGCGTTATACAATCATTTTCTGCATAAAGTGCATTCAAATAATCCTGAAAGTCTGTATACGCTTTGATTGTAGGCTGAACATCAACGATCACCTTAAGAAAATCTACATGCTGTCTGGCATACTGCAGTACATTCTCTGCGCGAAATTCTTTAATATCATTTGTATCAATATAGGATGAACTGTAGGAAGGATTATATTTTCCAAAATGAAGGTTATTAATGAAAGTAATAAGAGCATCTGTCATGAGAATATCAAACATTGCTTTTTCTTTTTGAGTCGTTTCTGTGGGTTTATCTCTCAGCTTTCTTAATTTTTCCAGAGAAATAACATCCAGATGATAGTCAGATAGTGACAATCCAAAACGATAGGAATACTCCAGCAATAGCATCGCCAGTTCAGACTGACCCGACTTTTCTCCGGCATCGAACCATGCATATTCAGTATTATTTTTTGCATAAAAGCGGATCACCGATTGAGGATAATGCAGTTTTGTGAGGTTAGTATTTTCTGCAAGTAAGGAAGTAATCGGGTTACTCGTTTTCAAATCCTGAGCCAGTAGCATCACTGCGCAGAAAAGACTCGTTGTGAAGGTTAATAAAGCTTTCATAATCTGAATATTTGTAGCAAATTTCCAAATTATGTCCTTCCTAAATAATGATTCCTGTCACGTAAAAAAATGATCTTATAGTTGTTTTAGTTTTAAAAATACTAGAGGGTATAAAAAATCAAAATTACCAAAGAAAATCTTAACTCATTGAGAATAGCAAATGTATGTATGCAGGTTTATATTTTTTTTTTAAATAAAACTGTATTTATTGTTTTTGAATTTCTTTATATAATCGCTCTACATTTTCTTTTTTAAAAAGTCCTGTTCCTTCGGCCATTGTAGTGGCAGATCCACACGCGATTCCCATAGACAGGATTTCTTTATAATTGCCGTCTTGTATTAAAACAGAAAGCATTCCGGCAACCATGCTGTCCCCGGCACCAACCGTAC
This region includes:
- a CDS encoding Hsp20/alpha crystallin family protein, producing MKALEKNNPSNESYSLESLLEDFWKNDDPANQPMKTEPTVNIIDKNGVYKIKVSAPGFKKKDFKVSVEDGSLIISAETGAEKKEEKENYVRKEFSASSFTRSFRLPASISLGHIKANYKGGLLNITISKTNLDKKEVKEIKIR
- a CDS encoding response regulator, with amino-acid sequence MEKTRILIIEDNDDIRESTSEILQLASYEVFQASNGKQGVELAIKHIPDVILCDIMMPELDGYGVLHLLGKREDTALIPFIFITAKTDRVEIRKGIEMGADDYLTKPFDDIELLSAIESRLKKKERQKSLYSNILTQMTNLFHGSHGLDELKKSFDERKVKSFKKKQIIYYEGDTANAVYLIISGSVKTTKMTEDGKELMTAVYGPEEYFGITSLFAGKEYKETAEVLEDATLCSVPREVIDQLLYKYPDVAEKFIKILAQNVITHEEQLLQLAYFSVRKRMAEVLLKLHAKHPHAENFEVSRENLASMAGMAIETVSRILSDFKEENLIDRSAGKITILDALRLQKLKN
- a CDS encoding PAS domain-containing sensor histidine kinase yields the protein MESAKLLQAIIETAIDGIITIDNRGRIESLNPSALKIFGYEEEEELIGKNISILMPEPDKSRHDGYLHHYQSTGEKKIIGKGREVKGLRKDGSQFPFRLAVSEVQYQDRIIYTGFIHDLSKEKEAEESLKRYAGELEELVENRTKSLKKMLHELELAKEEANISLEKEKYLNKMKSRFVSMASHEFRTPLSSMQLSAVLIEKYLQTSDNIQILKHLHKIKNAIASLNSILNDFLSLEKLDTGIVKPHFDSFDIVKFSEELTDEMQLITKEDQIIIYQHTGSESEINLDQNLLRNCLMNLMSNAIKYSGEHTLIEFSTEINEDRYVFSVKDNGIGIPEEDQSGLFQAFFRAHNTGNIPGTGLGLNIVQRYVNLMNGRIHFESKSGERTEFTLAFQKNSDNSTPI
- a CDS encoding universal stress protein; translated protein: MRTIVVPTDYSKPARNAAFYALYLANALKCNIDLCHAFALPVDSPMLGQTAWALYEYPALQDENSKELKKLAKSLENKAKTLWGDEAFPFHPTIQQICEGSDVVQLVNSTAADNKTLLIVMGMQGAGMLTRFIFGSNSIKMIKNTQHPLLLIPQNHQYKGLKKIAFATDLNKKDIKTAQSLIKFADYFDAELLITHIIQSNNDVIEDTAYEHKKELFLKNLDGKICYNCIYSENIDYGLEILKNKDIDMLIMGHHYRGFFDGFIQGSHAVRQANELEIPLLIIPEGGHIYF
- a CDS encoding L,D-transpeptidase family protein, translated to MKALLTFTTSLFCAVMLLAQDLKTSNPITSLLAENTNLTKLHYPQSVIRFYAKNNTEYAWFDAGEKSGQSELAMLLLEYSYRFGLSLSDYHLDVISLEKLRKLRDKPTETTQKEKAMFDILMTDALITFINNLHFGKYNPSYSSSYIDTNDIKEFRAENVLQYARQHVDFLKVIVDVQPTIKAYTDFQDYLNALYAENDCITPQSETQKIIINMERLRWINNQNIPYILVNIPSYTLEFHQKDSVSDFKVIIGKPSTKTPVLESNINYFTTAPDWKVPQGIFVKEMLPKILKNSSYLADHHYSVYDKHGNEVEITSSKLKEIRQNPYKYSIRQSSGCDNALGAVVFRFENSYGVYLHDTSQKQLFNKSERALSHGCIRVENAKELASLILKNDGSKNLIPNLENAMAEYKRKDFVLKQPVPIIITYLTRLIKDGKPIFYKDIYHFDDSLENKFNQNKY